The region AACGGAAACAAAGATCCCGAAATAAATTCGGGATGACAGCAGTGAGCTCTGATATTTTCGTGCATTAACTACGCTCTACCACCTACTGCCTTATTTGCTATAATTATACCTTATGAAGATTTCACATCGCGACCTCCGCAATAAATATTCTGCATTTTTTGAAAAAAATAAGCATGTCGAAGTTCCGGCAATCTCGCTTGTGCCGCAAAATGACCCGACTACACTGTTTACCGGATCGGGAATGCAGCAACTTGTCCCCTATCTTTTGGGAGAAGAACATCCTCTGGGAAACAGACTTTTTAATGTCCAGCCTTGTATCAGGGCTCAGGATATCGAAGAAGTCGGTGATAACCGTCATGATACATTTTTGAGATGATGGGAAACTGGTCTTTGGGAGATTACTTCAAAAATGAACAGTTGAACAATCTATTTACGTTCCTCACTGATCCCGAGATCGGGCTCGGTCTTGACCCGAAAAGACTATATGTAACGGCTTTTGAAGGAAATGATTCGGCTCCTCAGGATAAAGAAAGCATTGAAATCTGGAAAGATATATTTCATAAAGCAGGAATGGAAGCTAAAATCGGTGAACGGATTTTCCTTTATGGTGCTGAGAAAAACTGGTGGTCACGGGCGGGAGTACCTGAAAATATGCCGGCAGGTGAACCGGGAGGTCCGGACAGTGAAGTCTTCTACCAATTTGATGTCGAACATGATCCTTCATTCGGAGAGAAATGTCACCCGAACTGTGACTGCGGCAGGTTTATGGAGATCGGAAATTCTGTTTTCATGCAGTATAAAAAGATGGACAACGGGACATTTGCAGAACTTCCGAAAATGAATGTCGATTTCGGCGGAGGTCTGGAACGGCTACTTGCCGCGGCAAATGATGACCCCGACATTTTCAAGACTGATGTTTTTTCATCGATAGTCAAAGGAGTCGAAAAAGCCACGGGAATTTCATACGGACAGGAAGAATTTAAGCCTGCAATGAGAATTATCGCCGATCATCTGAAAACAGCTACATTTATCATCAAAGACGGCATTACACCATCCAACAAAGAACAGGGTTATATCCTTCGTAGACTTCTTCGTCGGGCACTTGTGAAAGTGAGAGCCTTGAATAACGGATTTTCGATCGATTCCATATCCCCAATTATCGAAAAAGTACTTGAGACCTATGATGGAATTTATTTTGATATCAGTAAAGATAAAGAAACTATTATTCCCGTCATCACACAAGAGATAGTGAAGTTTCAGAAAACGCTTGAGAAGGGATTGCGTGAAATCGAAAAACTGAAAGAGGTAAATGCTAAACAGGCGTTTGATCTTTATCAGTCCTATGGATTTCCGCTGGAAATCACGCAGGAAATTCTGGAAGAACGCGGACAAAAGATTGACCGCAAAGCATGGAAGGAAGAAGTCCAAAAACATCGGGAAAAGTCACGGTCTTCAGCTCTGGATCGGTTCAAAGGCGGACTCGCTGATCATTCGGAACAGACAGTCAGATATCATACGGCCACACATTTGATTCACCAGGCCCTTTTTGATATTTTAGGAGATTCTGTCCGACAGGAAGGCTCAAATATCACCGCAGAACGTCTGAGATTTGATTTTTACAGTGTGAATGCACCGGCTGAAGATGCAAAACAGCAAATCGAAGAGATTGTAAACGGAAAAATCAAAGAAGCTCTTACTGTTCAGAAAGTCGTATTGCCGAAGACTGAAGCGGAAAAAGTCGGAGCTCGATCATTTTTTAAAGAAAAATATCCCGATCAGGTGAATGTATATTTTATCGGTGGTGACGCAGATCATATCAAAGATGCTTATTCCAAAGAGTTCTGCGGCGGTCCTCATGTGACAAATACAAGTGAGATCGGTCACATCACCATAGAAAAACTCAAAAAAATCGGAAGTAATATGTATCGTGTGTATGCAAAGTAGCTTATAGACTGTAGATGGTAGGTTGTAGAAAATAATGAATGATGTAATATTATGTTATGTCATCATATAAGGATCTTATTGTATGGAAAAAGTCGATCAATCTTGTTACAGAAATATACACTGTAACAGCTGCATTGCCTACTGAAGAAAAATTTGGCCTTGTATCACAGATGAGAAGAAGTGCAGTTTCCATACCTTCAAACATTGCTGAAGGTCGGCGCAGAAATTCGCAAAAAGAGTATAAACAATTTTTAGCAATTGCTTATGGTTCTGGCGCCGAACTTGAAACCCAAATAGAAATTGTTAAGCGCTTACCATTTGGTTCAACAATTGAGTTTCGTAATACAGATTTTTTGTTATTAGAAGTTATGAAAATGTTAAATGTTATGGTCAGTAGGCTCGACTAACTACAGCCTACAACCTACCACCTATTGCCTATGAAAAAAAATCTCATATCTTTCGTTGACCTGATGAAAGTTGATATCAGAGTCGGTGAGGTTACGGAAGCAAAGAAGGTTGAGGAATCGAATAAGCTTATTGAACTTACCGTCAACTTTGGGGAAGATTACGGAATCGCAACCATTTTTACAGGAATGCAGAAATGGTATACGCCGGAGGATTTTCAAGGAAAAAAATTCTTATTTGTAGCCAATCTTGAACCGAAAAAAATGATGGATCGTGAGTCACAAGGTATGATTCTTTCGGCTGTCAAAGACAACGAACCCGTCATTATTCCCGTCAGCCAGGATCTGGAAAACGGAACCGAAATCCTGTAATCATACTTTCTTTTTTAAAGAAAGTCTTGTATGATGTTTTCATTCGTTAACTATCTATTATTATTTTTTTACCAACAATGGCAAGTAAAAAAGACGAAAAGTCAACAAAGTCCACCGCTGCGAAACATCCGATGGAACATAAGAATGACCAAAATCATTCAGATACTACCCCCGCGCAGGATCGCGCAATCGACTCAGTTATGAACCGCCTCAGTCAGCAATTCAATCTTTTGACTATTTTGATTGTTGCTCTCTTCCTTTTCCAGGCATATACCTTTTATCAGGTAAAGGATATTCAGAAAAACGGAACAGTTGCCGGAACCGGCGCTGCTCAGGAATCCCCTCTTTCAGAGGAAAAACTGATCTCATACGCTGAAGAACTTGATCTTGATAAAAATAAATTTATTCAGTGTCTTGATGCCGAGCAAACAGCATCAACCGTACGCGCTGATATGGATCAGGCTGCAAGTCTCTCAGTCCAGGGTACACCGGGCTTTTTCATCAACGGAAAATTCTTGGGCGGTGCATTCCCCTATGAGACTTTCAAAGAAATCATCGACAAGGAAATCGCCGGTGAACCGTCAAATGCCTGTACCGATTACTCGGAAGATCTGCAGCAGTTCTGTAGTGATCCTGAAACAGCAGCTTTTAAGCCGGAACCTGTCGAAGTTGCGGTCAATAATTCACCAATCATCGGTTCAAGAAATTCGAAAGTAATAATCGTCGAATTCTCTGACTTTGAGTGTCCGTTCTGTGCGCGAGCATACTCTACGGTCAAACAGATTCAGGCAGATTATCCGAATGATGTCGCTATCGCTTACAAACACTTACCTTTGACACAACTGCATCCGAATGCAGAACGTGCAGCACAGGCATCCGTTTGTGCTCAGGAACAAGGAAAGTTCTGGGAGTATCATGACAAACTGTTTGAGTCTCAGGGAGCGCAATAATACTTAACGCAATTTGATAGAAAAGGACGGGAAACCCCGTCCTTTTTTTGTAGGTCACTATTCCCGGAAGCTGTCATTTACTTGGAAGTTTGCAAAATCTAAATGCATATTAACCGGTGTTGCCCATGTACTGTCACTTCCTCCGAAGAATGTAGAGAAAAATACTCCACCAAACTCGAGGTTTTCTACTCCTCTATACCTCATTCCACGCTGATGTAAAACCTCTTGATCATTCATCCAAACCTGAATTCGCCCGTCGTCCTGGCCCGGTTCATTTAAGCGTACCTGTTGACGCATATCCAACCATTCTCCTTTGACGAAGCTCCAGTTACCCAAACCATAGTGGATTCCGTGATCAAACGAATGTCCTCCAATTTCCGGCGAATATACATATGCTGACCCACGCCCGTCCCTATTCCACATATATCTTGTTGAAAACCCATTAGTACCATCTGGAGGGCGTTGACCACTATATACTTCACCACCATAAAATCCCGGAAGTTTTCCTCCTTTTACAAATGAAAAACTCTGCGGAAACCTGACAGAATAGGTTAAATTAAGCCTCTCTTTATTTTTTCCATTGTGAAGGAAGAGCGACATTAAATTGACCGCCACCAACAGGTGCTCTTTCGTTTTTTGTAACTGTCTGGCTGGCTGAAGAACCGGCAGGGTACCGCACACGAAGCACATATGGTGAACCATTTTCATGCCATTTAAACAGCTGAAGATTCTCCAGGCCAAACCACTTCTCTTCATCAACAAGCTCTCCGTCTAACCCGATTGCAGGCAGGACTTCATTCTGAAGTAACTGTTTATTGATTTATCCAAAGTCATAAAGGAGCTCCAGGTCAGAAACCTCAGGAGTTGTAGGCACCATAGTTTCAGTGGAAACCTGCTTTGGAGATGGGATACCAGTTGGTGTGGCGGGCAATTCATCTCTACCACATGATGCCAATACAAGTGTACCCGCTGCCCATAGTAATAGCTGCCTTCTTGTATACGTTCGTTTTTTTCGGTATTTTTTATTAGTTCGCTCATGGCAGATAAATAACCTGTATATTGTATGCTCTACCGCAACAAGATCAAAGTAGATACAGTAATTGCTACTTATTTCTTACCTATTTCTTACATATTGCTTACTTTTATTCACTTATTATTGCCCTGTAGAAATGGTTCACTTAGTTACGCAATTAAATGAACTATTCCACGGAATTGGCAAGGTGCTCCGACATTAGGTAACGGCAGACCGAAGAATAATACGTTTAGTACGAACGAAATCAACAGGAACTGGCAGTTCGGAATAAAGCTAAAAGAAGCGGATAACAATACATTTGACGGGAACCAATTGATTGACAACTATAAATCCCTGACCGTATATTCCAACAATCCGACGGGAAACAGCTTTGTAAACAACACGTTCTCAGGAAGCGGAGGGTATGCCATGAAACTTGATAACGCGACAAATACCGAGGTCACCGGAAACACATTCACAGCAAACAAGTATGCGCTTCAGGTTTTTGGCGGATCAAATCATACCATCAGCAAAAATCTGATTTCAGACAGCACCTATCAGGGTGTTCGGTTCGAGAATACAACGGGCAATGCCTTTGACGGAAACACTGTTGAGGGAAATCCGACTGGACTTGCCTTACTGACATCAACCGGTAATGCGATCACGAATAACTCATTTAACAATAATCAGAACTACGGTATTCATCTGGTAACTTCCCCGAACAATACCCTTTCCGGGAATACATTCTCAGGAAACGGGACAGATGTGTATGAACAGTAAATAAGAATTGTGCCGGCTCTTTGAGCCGGCACTTGTTTAGACTATTTGTTTGAATAAGTAAAGAAGATTGACAACCATCTCCCCCGGCTTGCCGTCACCGATACGGGTTTCATCAATCATGACAACCGGAGTGATTTCGTGACTGGAGTTTGTGATAAACGCTTCATCTAAATCAGCTAATTCTGACTTGTTGATAAAACGAAGTTCAACGGGAATGTTTTCGTTTTCCGCGATCTCTAAAATCACTTTTCTGGTTATTCCTTTCAAAATCCCTGTTTCTGCCGTGACAAGTTTGCCGTTTTTGACACCGAAGAAGTTACTTCTGGTTGCCTCATAGATATTCCCTTCAGAATCGGTGTGAAGGATATCTACAGCTCCGGTTTGCTGAACTTTCTGTATTTCGACAATGCTTGCCGCATAATTTGTCGATTTAATATCCGGAAGTTGCCTCATAAGAGATGAGGTGCATACCTTAATCCCCGTTTCATATAAAGATTGCGGCATCTCTTCACCTTTTGCAAAATAGACAAAAAATGTCTGATCCCGGGCAGGCATAAATCCGTCAGGACTTAGTCCTCCTGTTTGAATAAATTTAATATATGTATTGGCAAAACCATTCATTTTAATCCCTTCGAGAATAATTCGCGTCATATCTTCTTTTGAGTACTTCGGTGTCATCCCCATCAGGCGTGCAGAGTTATAAAAACGATCAATATGATCCTCCAGGCGAAAGGGTACCCCTTCATACGTACGAAGAAAATCAAATATTGCAAAACCGCGCAGAACCGCAATATCCTTAATGGAAATACTAGCTTGTGTATCTTCAACCCATGTATCGTCAATAAAAAGTTTCATATGGAAAAAAAGTTATAACAATGATGTAGTCGTGATTTCCAGATATATCATGCTCAATTTCGTGATTAACACTAAGTAAATTCTCGATGATCCAGTTTGTGTTACTTCGATAATCGTGAATAAAATGAACCAATGAATAAGTTACGAAAGATATGGCACTCATAGGGAACTAACATCTATGAGTAAATGGGGAGGAGATCAGCTTCGAGTAATTAGGAGTTATGACTGGCAGTACAATAGAGATCTTATGAAAAAGATACGATCTCTATCAGACTACAATCAGTCAGATGTAGCACAAATCAGAAACGATGTTCTGACATTTGCAGAGAAGTACGGGATACAAGCTGCAGTTGATGCATATGGGATATCACGAAGGACATTGTTTCGATGGAGGAAGAGACGGCGAGATTCAGAAGGGCAGTTGGATAGCCTGATACCAGAGACAACCAAGCCAAAGACACCCCGACGTATGGAGACTCACCCGAAGGTCATATCCTTTATCAAAGAGATTCGAGAACAATACTTTTGTTTGGGAAAGGAGAAGATCAAGCCCTTACTTGATGAGTATTGCCTACAGGAAGGAATTTCAACTATATCTGAGTCAACCATTGGAAAAGTGATCAAAAGACACAACCTGCAGCGCAAGACCTACCGGATCTATCACAATCCAGCAAGTGGCTTTGCAAAACGGAAAGTAAAGTACCGACAGAAGGTCAAGCGGTCTCCCAAGGTGGAAGATACCGGATACATTGAGATTGATACCATCACGAAGTTTGTACACGGAATCAAGCTGTATGTCTTCAATGCAGTGGACATCAAACTCAAATTCCAGTTCTCCTACGGATACTCAAAACTCAACAGCCGAAACGGTGCTGATTTTATGAGAAGACTGGAACTAGTATACCCAATACAAGATGGTATAAAAACCATACAAACAGATAACGGCCTCGAGTATCTGGGAAACTTCCATGACTATCTGGAAGAAAACAATATCCCACACCTCTTTATCTACCCCAGATGTCCCAAGATCAATGCCTTTATTGAGCGAGCAAACAGAACACTCCAGGAAGAATTTATGAACCCCTACATCTATACCAAGTGGACCGGTATCGGATCATTCAATCGTCACCTTATTGAATACCTCGTCTGGTACAATACAAAGCGAGTTCACAAAAGCCTGAACAATATTTCACCTATGGATTACCTATTATCTATTTTACCT is a window of Candidatus Roizmanbacteria bacterium DNA encoding:
- a CDS encoding alanine--tRNA ligase (catalyzes a two-step reaction, first charging an alanine molecule by linking its carboxyl group to the alpha-phosphate of ATP, followed by transfer of the aminoacyl-adenylate to its tRNA); protein product: MMGNWSLGDYFKNEQLNNLFTFLTDPEIGLGLDPKRLYVTAFEGNDSAPQDKESIEIWKDIFHKAGMEAKIGERIFLYGAEKNWWSRAGVPENMPAGEPGGPDSEVFYQFDVEHDPSFGEKCHPNCDCGRFMEIGNSVFMQYKKMDNGTFAELPKMNVDFGGGLERLLAAANDDPDIFKTDVFSSIVKGVEKATGISYGQEEFKPAMRIIADHLKTATFIIKDGITPSNKEQGYILRRLLRRALVKVRALNNGFSIDSISPIIEKVLETYDGIYFDISKDKETIIPVITQEIVKFQKTLEKGLREIEKLKEVNAKQAFDLYQSYGFPLEITQEILEERGQKIDRKAWKEEVQKHREKSRSSALDRFKGGLADHSEQTVRYHTATHLIHQALFDILGDSVRQEGSNITAERLRFDFYSVNAPAEDAKQQIEEIVNGKIKEALTVQKVVLPKTEAEKVGARSFFKEKYPDQVNVYFIGGDADHIKDAYSKEFCGGPHVTNTSEIGHITIEKLKKIGSNMYRVYAK
- a CDS encoding four helix bundle protein; translated protein: MSSYKDLIVWKKSINLVTEIYTVTAALPTEEKFGLVSQMRRSAVSIPSNIAEGRRRNSQKEYKQFLAIAYGSGAELETQIEIVKRLPFGSTIEFRNTDFLLLEVMKMLNVMVSRLD
- a CDS encoding methionine--tRNA ligase, with the translated sequence MKKNLISFVDLMKVDIRVGEVTEAKKVEESNKLIELTVNFGEDYGIATIFTGMQKWYTPEDFQGKKFLFVANLEPKKMMDRESQGMILSAVKDNEPVIIPVSQDLENGTEIL
- a CDS encoding thioredoxin domain-containing protein, which produces MASKKDEKSTKSTAAKHPMEHKNDQNHSDTTPAQDRAIDSVMNRLSQQFNLLTILIVALFLFQAYTFYQVKDIQKNGTVAGTGAAQESPLSEEKLISYAEELDLDKNKFIQCLDAEQTASTVRADMDQAASLSVQGTPGFFINGKFLGGAFPYETFKEIIDKEIAGEPSNACTDYSEDLQQFCSDPETAAFKPEPVEVAVNNSPIIGSRNSKVIIVEFSDFECPFCARAYSTVKQIQADYPNDVAIAYKHLPLTQLHPNAERAAQASVCAQEQGKFWEYHDKLFESQGAQ
- a CDS encoding right-handed parallel beta-helix repeat-containing protein, which codes for MIDNYKSLTVYSNNPTGNSFVNNTFSGSGGYAMKLDNATNTEVTGNTFTANKYALQVFGGSNHTISKNLISDSTYQGVRFENTTGNAFDGNTVEGNPTGLALLTSTGNAITNNSFNNNQNYGIHLVTSPNNTLSGNTFSGNGTDVYEQ
- a CDS encoding aminotransferase class IV family protein, which translates into the protein MKLFIDDTWVEDTQASISIKDIAVLRGFAIFDFLRTYEGVPFRLEDHIDRFYNSARLMGMTPKYSKEDMTRIILEGIKMNGFANTYIKFIQTGGLSPDGFMPARDQTFFVYFAKGEEMPQSLYETGIKVCTSSLMRQLPDIKSTNYAASIVEIQKVQQTGAVDILHTDSEGNIYEATRSNFFGVKNGKLVTAETGILKGITRKVILEIAENENIPVELRFINKSELADLDEAFITNSSHEITPVVMIDETRIGDGKPGEMVVNLLYLFKQIV
- a CDS encoding transposase — its product is MSKWGGDQLRVIRSYDWQYNRDLMKKIRSLSDYNQSDVAQIRNDVLTFAEKYGIQAAVDAYGISRRTLFRWRKRRRDSEGQLDSLIPETTKPKTPRRMETHPKVISFIKEIREQYFCLGKEKIKPLLDEYCLQEGISTISESTIGKVIKRHNLQRKTYRIYHNPASGFAKRKVKYRQKVKRSPKVEDTGYIEIDTITKFVHGIKLYVFNAVDIKLKFQFSYGYSKLNSRNGADFMRRLELVYPIQDGIKTIQTDNGLEYLGNFHDYLEENNIPHLFIYPRCPKINAFIERANRTLQEEFMNPYIYTKWTGIGSFNRHLIEYLVWYNTKRVHKSLNNISPMDYLLSILPKECHMYGTHTTN